From the Streptomyces nigrescens genome, one window contains:
- a CDS encoding DMT family transporter: protein MSTATGTPTASADTTASPATTASPIADRDAATTAADALRGATTTAAPTARGRARGWQLRFAVLSLVWGFSFLFIKVGTQGFAPLQVTLGRVAFGALVLLAVLVVKRERLPRSARTWAHLTVAAFLLNALPFSLFAYAELTIPSTLAGICNATSPLWGMALSVVALSEDRPTRRRVAGLGLGFLGVLTVLGAWQGFAGTDLTGTVMALGASLCYPIGWIYVRRTLAGVPHSHLSMSGAQLLLATAQLAVVTPLFTTAPTSYPIIPLLAVFALGALGTGLAFLIQYGLVAEIGPTTAQMVTYFIPVIATAAGVALLHEQLSWNTPVGALIVLAGAALTQSRPRPSRPAVPPTGSTTH, encoded by the coding sequence ATGAGCACCGCCACCGGCACACCCACCGCCTCCGCCGACACCACGGCCTCTCCGGCCACCACTGCGAGCCCCATCGCCGACAGGGACGCCGCGACCACCGCGGCCGACGCGCTCCGCGGCGCCACCACGACCGCGGCTCCGACGGCCCGCGGCCGGGCCCGCGGCTGGCAGCTCCGCTTCGCCGTCCTCTCCCTCGTCTGGGGCTTCAGCTTTCTCTTCATCAAGGTGGGCACCCAGGGCTTCGCTCCGCTCCAGGTGACGCTGGGCCGGGTCGCCTTCGGTGCGCTGGTGCTGCTGGCCGTCCTCGTGGTCAAGCGCGAGCGGCTCCCCCGGTCCGCCCGGACCTGGGCCCATCTGACCGTGGCCGCGTTCCTCCTCAACGCATTGCCGTTCTCCCTCTTCGCGTACGCCGAGCTGACGATCCCCTCCACGCTGGCCGGCATCTGCAATGCCACGTCACCGCTGTGGGGCATGGCGCTGTCGGTCGTCGCGCTCTCCGAGGACCGCCCCACCCGGCGCCGGGTGGCCGGCCTCGGCCTCGGGTTTCTGGGTGTGCTCACCGTGCTCGGCGCCTGGCAGGGCTTCGCCGGCACGGATCTGACGGGCACCGTGATGGCCCTGGGCGCCTCACTCTGCTACCCCATCGGCTGGATCTATGTCCGCCGCACCCTGGCGGGCGTCCCGCACTCCCATCTGTCCATGTCCGGCGCGCAGCTGCTGCTGGCCACCGCCCAACTGGCCGTGGTGACACCACTGTTCACCACCGCACCGACCAGCTACCCGATCATCCCGCTGCTCGCTGTCTTCGCCCTGGGCGCCCTGGGCACCGGCCTCGCCTTCCTCATCCAGTACGGCCTGGTCGCCGAGATCGGCCCCACCACCGCGCAGATGGTCACCTACTTCATCCCCGTGATCGCCACCGCGGCCGGCGTGGCCCTCCTCCACGAACAGCTGAGCTGGAACACCCCGGTCGGCGCCCTCATCGTCCTGGCCGGCGCCGCCCTCACCCAGAGCAGGCCCCGCCCGAGCCGTCCGGCGGTCCCACCGACCGGTTCGACCACCCACTGA
- a CDS encoding LysR family transcriptional regulator — protein sequence MLNLDRLRTLSAVARHGSVSAAADGLHVTTSAVSQQIAKLERETGQQLLAKNGRGVRLTDAGRLLADHATRILSQVELAQAELEAHRGQAVGELRLGAFPTAARGLFPAALVTLRAEHPQLRARLTEMEPDESVRGVVRGDIDLAVVLDWYNRPLSLPDGLAKAPLLDDPADVAMPSTHPLARRRSVELEEFADDEWISWPQGEFCSEWLMFTLRSKGIEPRVAHMAEEHGTQLALIAAGLGVAVAPRLGRGPVPDGVSVVPVRHTMRRHVYAIWRADADRRPSIRAAVGALRTAGESLQGS from the coding sequence GTGTTGAACCTTGATCGCCTACGGACGCTGAGCGCGGTCGCCCGCCACGGTTCGGTGAGCGCGGCCGCCGACGGGCTGCATGTGACGACCTCGGCCGTCTCGCAGCAGATCGCCAAGCTGGAGCGGGAGACCGGGCAGCAGCTGCTGGCCAAGAACGGGCGCGGAGTGCGGCTGACCGACGCCGGCCGACTGCTCGCCGACCATGCGACGCGCATCCTTTCGCAGGTCGAGCTGGCCCAGGCCGAGCTGGAAGCGCATCGCGGCCAGGCGGTGGGCGAGCTGCGGCTGGGTGCTTTTCCCACCGCGGCCCGGGGACTCTTCCCGGCCGCGCTGGTCACGCTCCGCGCCGAGCACCCCCAGCTACGGGCACGGCTGACGGAGATGGAGCCGGACGAGTCGGTCCGCGGCGTGGTGCGCGGCGATATCGATCTGGCGGTCGTCCTCGACTGGTACAACCGGCCGCTGTCCCTGCCCGACGGTCTGGCGAAGGCCCCGCTGCTGGACGATCCGGCCGATGTGGCGATGCCGTCCACCCATCCGCTGGCCCGGCGGCGTTCCGTGGAGCTGGAGGAGTTCGCCGACGATGAGTGGATCTCCTGGCCCCAGGGGGAGTTCTGCAGCGAATGGCTGATGTTCACGCTGCGCAGCAAGGGCATTGAGCCGCGTGTCGCGCACATGGCGGAGGAGCACGGCACCCAGCTCGCCCTCATCGCGGCCGGGCTGGGCGTCGCGGTGGCTCCGCGCCTCGGCCGTGGGCCGGTGCCGGACGGGGTGAGCGTGGTACCCGTACGCCATACGATGCGCCGCCATGTCTATGCCATCTGGCGCGCGGATGCCGACCGCAGGCCCTCGATCCGGGCCGCCGTGGGAGCCCTCCGCACGGCCGGGGAGAGCCTGCAGGGTTCCTGA
- a CDS encoding carboxyl transferase domain-containing protein, producing MSSVRSGGAGDGGAGDGEAAGHRGGDGAAAGDRTPAGNSAATTLPCARLTARQAIAAVADTYSETAVPDGRGTPSGTPSGTPSGASSAPDGPLGWRGYDDARARARERTGEDESVVTALATIGGRETVVLSFEFRYLGGSLGERTGDRLEAAYTHAREHGLPVVSLIATGGSRMQEGMRALTQLQRVARQSALNRAAGLPQLAVLRDPTTGGGWATLGAAADVILALPGAQVGFAGSRVRPPDADPAAYIAEGQLAAGQIDAVVPPDRLRATLQRWLQLLGTPREFHVEAVEPAPPPDALGAPELPETGWGAVARARAPGRPRAEAYLRAYFDDWEEISGDRCGGVDPGMRCGFGHRAGRTLAFAAQCGTATRPAGFRTAARLVRLADRLGIPVLTLVDTPGAANDAAAERAGAGAAIADTFAALATARVPVTSLLIGEGGSGGALALAAPDRLWATPDSYFSVIAPELAAAILKRDTTQIHETADQLRIRPTDLLDLGVIRGIVPPA from the coding sequence GTGAGCTCCGTGCGTAGCGGTGGCGCCGGGGACGGGGGCGCGGGGGACGGCGAGGCCGCAGGGCACCGCGGTGGCGACGGGGCCGCGGCCGGCGACCGGACTCCCGCGGGCAACTCCGCCGCCACGACGTTGCCGTGTGCCCGGCTGACAGCCCGTCAAGCCATCGCGGCGGTGGCGGACACCTACAGCGAGACGGCCGTGCCCGACGGTCGCGGAACCCCGTCCGGAACCCCGTCCGGAACCCCGTCCGGGGCGTCGTCCGCACCAGACGGCCCCCTCGGCTGGCGCGGCTACGACGACGCCCGGGCCCGCGCCCGGGAACGGACCGGCGAGGACGAGTCCGTGGTCACCGCCCTGGCCACGATAGGCGGACGGGAAACGGTCGTGCTCTCCTTCGAGTTCCGCTATCTGGGCGGCTCCCTCGGCGAGCGCACCGGCGACCGGCTGGAGGCCGCCTACACCCATGCGCGCGAGCACGGCCTGCCGGTCGTCTCGCTGATCGCCACGGGCGGCAGCCGGATGCAGGAAGGGATGCGGGCGCTGACCCAACTCCAGCGGGTGGCACGGCAGTCCGCGCTGAACCGCGCCGCGGGACTCCCCCAGCTCGCCGTGCTGCGCGACCCGACGACCGGCGGCGGCTGGGCCACCCTGGGCGCGGCCGCCGATGTGATCCTCGCGCTCCCCGGGGCCCAGGTCGGCTTCGCGGGCTCACGGGTGCGTCCCCCGGACGCCGACCCCGCCGCCTACATCGCCGAGGGACAGCTGGCCGCCGGCCAGATCGATGCCGTCGTCCCGCCCGACCGGCTGCGCGCCACGCTCCAGCGGTGGCTGCAACTGCTGGGCACACCACGGGAGTTCCACGTCGAGGCGGTGGAGCCAGCGCCCCCGCCGGATGCGCTCGGCGCACCCGAACTGCCGGAGACCGGCTGGGGTGCGGTGGCCCGGGCCCGCGCACCCGGCCGGCCGCGGGCCGAGGCGTATCTGCGCGCGTACTTCGACGACTGGGAGGAGATCAGCGGCGACCGCTGCGGCGGCGTCGACCCCGGGATGCGGTGCGGATTCGGTCACCGTGCGGGGCGCACCCTCGCCTTCGCGGCGCAGTGCGGTACGGCCACCCGCCCGGCCGGTTTCCGTACCGCCGCACGGCTCGTCCGGCTCGCCGACCGGCTCGGCATCCCGGTCCTCACCCTCGTGGACACCCCGGGCGCCGCCAACGACGCGGCGGCCGAGCGGGCCGGTGCCGGGGCGGCCATCGCCGACACCTTCGCGGCGCTCGCCACCGCCCGGGTGCCCGTCACCTCCCTGCTCATCGGCGAAGGCGGTTCGGGCGGCGCACTGGCCCTGGCCGCACCGGACCGGCTCTGGGCCACGCCGGACAGCTACTTCTCCGTGATCGCCCCGGAACTGGCCGCGGCCATCCTCAAACGCGACACGACACAGATCCACGAGACCGCGGACCAACTCCGTATCCGGCCAACGGACTTGCTGGATCTGGGCGTCATCCGCGGCATCGTCCCACCGGCCTGA
- a CDS encoding acyl-CoA synthetase: MNVLFPALRDASPAPALRFGDRSLSHCQLASVAGALAERIAGETRIALWATPTLETAVGAVAALLAGVAVVPVNPKIGESELAHIVADSMPSLVLAEPDADLPGPLAALSRIDIEAAAPPEEAAPAPLPSEPGDEAPALIVYTSGTTGPPKGVVLPRRALAHTLDALEDAWQWTADDVLVHALPLFHVHGLILGILGPLRRGGSVHHLGRFSTEAVARELSADGTMLFGVPTMYHRLAEEAGRNPSLAKALSRARLLVSGSAALPLTDHERIAAATGRRVIERYGMTETLMNTSVRADGPDAAGTVGVPLPGVYVRLVDEAGQAIEANDAETVGEIQVRGPNLFVEYLNRPDATAAAFDGGWFRTGDMAVRDAAGNYRIVGRKATDLIKSGGYKIGAGEIENALLAHPGVAEAAVTGAPDEDLGERIVAWIVTETGPDAGPAPSAEELADHVARQLAPHKRPRTVHFLDALPRNDMGKILKRELRA, translated from the coding sequence GTGAACGTGCTCTTCCCCGCGCTGCGCGACGCTTCGCCCGCCCCCGCGCTGCGCTTCGGCGATCGCAGTCTCAGCCATTGCCAGTTGGCGTCGGTGGCGGGTGCGCTCGCCGAGCGGATCGCCGGTGAGACCCGTATCGCCCTCTGGGCGACGCCGACGCTGGAGACCGCGGTCGGCGCGGTGGCCGCGCTGCTCGCCGGGGTGGCCGTGGTGCCGGTCAATCCGAAGATCGGTGAGAGCGAGCTGGCGCACATCGTGGCGGACAGCATGCCTTCGCTCGTCCTGGCCGAGCCGGATGCCGATCTGCCGGGGCCGCTCGCCGCGCTGTCCCGTATCGACATCGAGGCCGCGGCGCCGCCCGAGGAGGCCGCGCCGGCCCCGCTGCCGAGCGAACCGGGCGACGAGGCACCGGCCCTGATCGTCTACACCTCCGGCACGACCGGGCCGCCCAAGGGCGTCGTCCTCCCCCGGCGCGCCCTCGCGCACACCCTCGACGCGCTGGAGGACGCCTGGCAGTGGACCGCCGATGACGTCCTGGTGCACGCCCTCCCGCTCTTCCATGTCCACGGCCTGATCCTCGGCATCCTCGGGCCGCTGCGCCGCGGCGGCAGCGTGCACCACCTGGGGCGCTTCAGCACCGAAGCGGTGGCCCGGGAGCTGTCCGCGGACGGCACGATGCTGTTCGGGGTACCGACGATGTACCACCGCCTGGCCGAAGAGGCGGGCCGGAACCCCTCGCTCGCCAAGGCGCTCTCCCGGGCCCGGCTGCTGGTCTCCGGCTCGGCCGCGCTGCCGCTGACCGATCATGAGCGGATCGCGGCCGCCACCGGCCGACGGGTGATCGAGCGCTACGGCATGACGGAAACGCTCATGAACACCAGCGTCCGGGCGGACGGCCCCGATGCCGCGGGCACGGTCGGCGTACCGCTCCCGGGGGTGTATGTCCGGCTCGTCGACGAGGCGGGCCAAGCCATCGAGGCGAACGACGCCGAGACGGTCGGCGAGATCCAGGTCCGCGGCCCGAACCTCTTCGTCGAGTACCTCAACCGGCCCGATGCCACCGCCGCGGCCTTCGACGGCGGATGGTTCCGCACCGGTGACATGGCCGTCCGTGACGCCGCCGGCAACTACCGCATCGTGGGCCGTAAGGCCACCGATCTGATCAAGAGCGGTGGCTACAAGATCGGCGCGGGCGAGATCGAGAATGCGCTGCTGGCTCACCCGGGCGTCGCCGAGGCCGCCGTCACCGGCGCGCCGGACGAGGACCTCGGTGAGCGGATCGTCGCCTGGATCGTGACGGAGACCGGCCCGGACGCCGGGCCGGCGCCGTCCGCCGAGGAACTCGCCGACCATGTCGCCCGCCAGCTCGCGCCACACAAGCGCCCCCGCACCGTGCACTTCCTGGACGCCCTGCCGCGCAACGACATGGGCAAGATCCTGAAGCGTGAGCTCCGTGCGTAG
- a CDS encoding pyridoxamine 5'-phosphate oxidase family protein gives MADTQRRGRRIMMTQGELDAFLAAQRTCRVATVGGDGAPHVGALWFVWDGTALWLYSITRSRRWAQLRTDPRIAVVVDDGHEYGELRGAELAGRAECVGEAPRTGEPCPELGAPERLFAEKYFGMSEMPHDGRHAWLRLTPESVVSWDFRKIPG, from the coding sequence ATGGCCGACACACAGCGGCGCGGGCGCCGGATCATGATGACGCAGGGCGAGCTCGACGCCTTCCTCGCGGCGCAGCGCACCTGCCGCGTCGCCACGGTCGGCGGGGACGGTGCGCCGCACGTCGGAGCGCTGTGGTTCGTCTGGGACGGTACGGCGCTGTGGCTCTATTCGATCACCCGCAGCAGGCGCTGGGCGCAGTTGCGCACGGACCCGAGGATCGCGGTGGTCGTCGATGACGGGCACGAGTACGGCGAGCTGCGCGGGGCCGAGCTGGCGGGCCGGGCGGAGTGCGTCGGCGAGGCGCCGCGCACCGGTGAGCCGTGCCCCGAACTGGGCGCCCCGGAGCGGCTCTTCGCGGAGAAGTACTTCGGGATGTCCGAGATGCCGCACGACGGCCGGCATGCCTGGCTGCGGCTGACGCCGGAGTCCGTCGTGTCGTGGGACTTCCGCAAGATCCCGGGGTGA
- a CDS encoding isochorismatase family protein — translation MPSEAARLIGQLDPATTVLLTVECQRGVVGPESALPELADAARTSGALANVARLVAAAHDTGVQVLHAVAERRPDGRGASHNARLFKAAARLPVQQFTGSTAVRIADPIPVSDNDLVVRRLHGLSPIAGTEVDALLRNFGCRTLIVTGVSANVAIPNAVFDAVNLGYTAVVPADAIAGVPADYTPAMVRNTLALVATVTTTDDVLTSWKRPRRGR, via the coding sequence ATGCCTTCGGAAGCTGCACGGCTCATCGGCCAACTGGACCCGGCCACGACGGTGCTGCTCACCGTCGAGTGCCAGCGCGGGGTGGTCGGCCCGGAGAGCGCACTGCCCGAACTCGCCGACGCGGCCCGCACGTCGGGGGCGCTGGCGAACGTCGCCCGGCTGGTGGCGGCCGCCCATGACACCGGCGTCCAGGTGCTGCACGCGGTCGCCGAACGCCGTCCCGACGGCCGCGGCGCCAGCCACAACGCCCGCCTGTTCAAGGCGGCCGCGCGGCTGCCCGTCCAGCAGTTCACCGGGTCCACCGCGGTCCGTATCGCCGACCCGATACCCGTCTCCGACAACGACCTGGTGGTGCGCAGACTGCACGGTCTCTCGCCGATCGCCGGCACCGAGGTGGACGCGCTGCTGCGCAACTTCGGGTGCCGGACGCTGATCGTCACCGGGGTGTCGGCGAATGTGGCGATCCCCAATGCCGTCTTCGACGCGGTCAACCTCGGCTATACGGCCGTGGTGCCCGCGGACGCCATCGCGGGGGTGCCTGCCGACTACACCCCCGCGATGGTCCGCAACACCCTCGCGCTGGTCGCCACCGTCACCACCACCGATGACGTCCTGACCAGCTGGAAACGGCCGCGCCGTGGCCGCTGA
- a CDS encoding class I SAM-dependent methyltransferase, producing MNEHTSHHRARAQRTTEGWTFLVESIRNHRTVGSIAPSSKSLASMLADPLLKRAPRNSNVLEVGAGTGSVTRVLLPQIPRGSRLDIVEANPHFAAHLRRLVRGNPDLLEKQEHVRVHNTFVEQLTTDCRYDVIVSGLPFSNFAPRQVEEIMGRYLELLRPGGTLTYFSYCGSRWVRALLTSRPEARRQRDVKDLLNQYHNQYAVGCWTVWGNLPPAQVWQLRRPIDTVNASDLLTVRSDISR from the coding sequence ATGAATGAGCACACTTCTCACCACCGTGCCCGGGCTCAGCGTACGACTGAAGGATGGACCTTCTTGGTGGAGTCGATACGGAACCATCGCACGGTCGGTTCCATCGCCCCCAGCAGCAAGTCGCTGGCCAGCATGCTGGCTGACCCGTTGCTGAAGCGAGCGCCGCGGAATTCGAATGTCCTGGAAGTAGGCGCGGGTACCGGTTCGGTCACACGAGTTCTGCTCCCTCAGATACCTCGGGGAAGCCGGCTGGACATCGTAGAAGCGAACCCCCATTTTGCCGCACATCTGCGTCGCCTGGTTCGCGGCAACCCGGACCTGCTGGAAAAGCAGGAGCACGTGCGCGTCCACAACACATTTGTCGAACAGCTCACCACTGACTGCCGCTATGACGTGATCGTCTCCGGCCTGCCGTTCTCCAACTTCGCCCCCCGGCAGGTCGAGGAAATCATGGGCCGCTACTTGGAACTGCTCCGCCCCGGGGGCACTCTCACCTACTTTTCCTATTGCGGCAGTCGCTGGGTCCGCGCCCTGCTGACATCCCGCCCAGAGGCCCGCCGTCAGCGCGACGTCAAAGATCTCTTGAATCAGTACCACAACCAGTACGCGGTCGGCTGTTGGACCGTGTGGGGAAATCTGCCACCCGCACAGGTGTGGCAACTGCGCCGACCCATCGATACGGTCAACGCCTCCGACTTGTTGACCGTCCGGTCGGACATATCGCGATGA
- a CDS encoding DedA family protein, producing MSDLTTLLSQIPPATAYTVLAAAIIAESILLVGAVVPTLALMLTAGALARAGSMNLLWVIGVAAGAVVIGDALGHRTGHLLGNRLRTGKLGRRIPASAWQRAETLMNKRAGQTLLIFRFVPVMRTLAPHLAGVVGLPYRHIAPYSALASVTWASVESGAGYTAAFSAQHLSAI from the coding sequence ATGAGTGACCTCACCACTCTGCTCAGCCAGATTCCCCCTGCCACCGCCTACACGGTGCTGGCCGCGGCAATCATCGCGGAATCCATTTTGCTGGTGGGTGCCGTCGTCCCCACTCTCGCTCTCATGCTTACCGCGGGAGCCTTGGCCCGTGCCGGCAGCATGAACCTGTTGTGGGTCATCGGAGTCGCTGCCGGTGCTGTCGTGATCGGGGACGCTCTTGGCCATCGAACCGGTCACCTGCTGGGAAATCGCCTACGCACCGGGAAGCTTGGCCGCCGCATTCCTGCCTCGGCGTGGCAGCGGGCGGAAACCCTCATGAACAAGCGCGCCGGCCAAACCCTTCTGATCTTCCGCTTTGTGCCGGTCATGCGGACCCTTGCCCCGCACCTGGCCGGCGTCGTTGGCCTGCCGTACCGCCATATCGCCCCGTACAGTGCCCTGGCCTCGGTCACGTGGGCGAGTGTGGAAAGCGGTGCGGGCTACACAGCAGCCTTCTCCGCCCAGCACCTCTCCGCGATCTGA
- a CDS encoding ArsR/SmtB family transcription factor, with protein MLRIRFTLEDLARTRVALLGPLAETQLSLRMLQRREEKVLFDGWRRRTRPRVPPDARQLAAFVASPQGWMVDLFTLLGPVSSIEEGRERLLSAPRAQLRAELSPDARLDRLRPSWLSHPGAGDGAVVERLANGLADYHAASVAPYWDRIHQHLSAHAHLVGKLMAAHGVGAALESLAPYLRWKPPVLELPDYRPWQGPDDYGYHLGGRGMVLAPSLFCGPVPQLFTPATDAEALLIYPAPRDPATIRSIWSPPRPAASHKALAALLGTTRAAILATLVDSYTTTDLARRLSISPSSASQHTGVLRQAGLVSTTRHRNTVHHAITPQGRTLLDGTSATP; from the coding sequence GTGCTGCGTATCCGGTTCACGCTGGAGGATCTCGCCCGTACCCGGGTGGCACTACTGGGGCCGCTGGCCGAGACCCAGCTGAGCCTGCGGATGCTGCAGCGGCGCGAGGAGAAGGTGCTGTTCGACGGGTGGCGCAGACGCACGCGTCCGCGAGTGCCGCCGGACGCGCGGCAGCTTGCGGCGTTCGTGGCAAGCCCGCAGGGGTGGATGGTCGACCTCTTCACGCTGCTGGGGCCGGTTTCCTCGATCGAGGAAGGGCGCGAGCGCCTGCTGAGTGCGCCCCGCGCGCAGTTGCGTGCCGAGCTGTCTCCTGATGCCCGGCTGGATCGCCTCCGCCCGTCCTGGCTGTCCCACCCGGGTGCGGGTGACGGTGCGGTGGTCGAGCGGCTGGCGAACGGCCTTGCCGACTACCACGCCGCATCCGTGGCCCCCTACTGGGACCGCATCCACCAGCACCTGAGCGCCCATGCGCACCTGGTGGGCAAGCTGATGGCCGCCCACGGAGTAGGCGCCGCGCTGGAGAGCCTCGCGCCGTATCTGCGCTGGAAGCCGCCCGTGCTGGAACTGCCGGACTACCGGCCCTGGCAGGGACCGGACGACTACGGGTACCACCTGGGCGGCCGGGGCATGGTCTTGGCTCCCTCACTGTTCTGCGGCCCCGTACCGCAGCTGTTCACACCCGCGACCGATGCCGAAGCCCTGCTCATCTACCCCGCGCCGCGCGATCCCGCGACGATCCGCAGCATCTGGTCCCCGCCTCGGCCCGCAGCCTCACACAAGGCCCTCGCCGCCCTCCTGGGAACCACCCGCGCGGCCATCCTGGCCACACTCGTCGACAGCTACACCACCACCGACCTCGCCCGTCGTCTGTCCATCTCGCCGTCCAGCGCAAGCCAGCACACCGGTGTACTCCGGCAGGCCGGACTCGTCTCCACCACCCGCCACCGCAACACCGTGCACCACGCCATCACCCCACAGGGACGCACCCTCCTCGACGGGACAAGCGCCACGCCCTGA
- a CDS encoding helix-turn-helix transcriptional regulator, translated as MTRVLALLELLQTHPGLTGAQLSDRLGTDVRTVRRYAARLRELGIPVESDRGRFGGYRLARGYRMPPLMLTNEEALVVMLGLLAGERLGMGTTAPAGAGALAKIERVLPDPLRAPLAAMRDTLSFTTNTVLAQAPEAGVLLTLAQACRSGHTVGLRYRSWHREHTERDVDPYGVVFHSGCWYLVGHDHLRDGLRTFRIDRITSATTGAATFTAPDDFDPVTHLTASLARTPAPWQVEVLIEGPIEDIARRLPRTIVTLTATPTGVLMRAQAAQLDSVARLLASLEWPFTIHSPDQLRQSLKDLARQLTAAAERPLGDTPK; from the coding sequence TTGACGCGCGTACTGGCTCTGCTGGAACTCCTCCAGACACACCCAGGGCTGACCGGTGCACAGCTGTCGGACCGCCTGGGGACCGATGTGCGCACGGTGCGGCGCTACGCGGCACGCCTGCGCGAGCTGGGCATCCCGGTGGAATCAGACCGGGGCCGCTTCGGTGGCTACCGGCTGGCCCGCGGCTACCGGATGCCACCGCTGATGCTCACCAACGAAGAAGCCCTCGTGGTCATGCTGGGCCTGCTCGCCGGGGAGCGTCTGGGCATGGGCACCACCGCTCCCGCCGGCGCAGGCGCCCTTGCCAAGATCGAACGAGTGCTCCCGGACCCTCTGCGGGCACCGCTGGCCGCCATGCGGGACACCCTGTCCTTCACCACCAACACGGTGCTCGCGCAGGCCCCCGAAGCCGGCGTCCTGCTGACCCTGGCGCAGGCATGCCGCTCCGGTCACACCGTCGGGCTGCGCTACCGCTCCTGGCACCGGGAACACACGGAGCGCGATGTCGACCCGTACGGGGTGGTCTTCCATTCCGGGTGCTGGTACCTCGTCGGTCACGACCACCTCCGTGACGGCCTGCGCACCTTTCGCATCGACCGGATCACCTCCGCCACGACCGGCGCAGCAACGTTCACCGCCCCCGACGACTTCGACCCGGTCACCCACCTCACCGCATCCCTGGCCCGGACACCCGCGCCGTGGCAGGTCGAGGTACTGATCGAAGGCCCCATCGAGGACATCGCGCGCCGGCTGCCCCGCACGATCGTCACCCTCACCGCCACACCCACCGGCGTACTGATGCGCGCGCAGGCCGCCCAGCTGGACAGCGTGGCGCGCCTGCTCGCCTCCCTGGAATGGCCCTTCACCATCCACAGCCCCGACCAACTGCGCCAATCCCTCAAAGACCTGGCCCGACAGCTCACGGCCGCCGCCGAACGCCCCCTCGGGGACACTCCGAAGTAG
- a CDS encoding alpha/beta fold hydrolase gives MATFVLVPGAWLGAWAWEATAHALRERGHVALPMTLTGLGERSGLATPEVGLDTHIDDITAFVVERDLHEVTLVAHSYAAVPVTGAAGRLGPRLERLVYVDSAPFAEGTCLLDVMSDDVVDQLHQQVAEHGDGWRLPLPPFGLLSEFSTLEGLDEDQLDLMRTRATPQPFRTFAQRLTRPDDPGPDVDHVVVACHDAKALLDAGVPTLAFLNQPPWRRFHLPTGHWPMLSTPVELATTLDAVASSGGSGR, from the coding sequence ATGGCTACCTTCGTACTCGTCCCCGGCGCCTGGCTCGGAGCCTGGGCATGGGAGGCCACCGCCCATGCGCTGCGGGAGCGTGGGCACGTGGCGCTGCCGATGACGCTGACCGGTCTGGGCGAACGATCCGGCCTTGCCACCCCGGAGGTGGGCCTGGACACTCACATCGACGACATCACCGCGTTCGTCGTGGAGCGGGACCTGCATGAGGTCACCCTCGTGGCGCACAGCTACGCGGCGGTCCCCGTCACCGGCGCTGCGGGCCGCCTCGGACCGCGGCTGGAACGTCTGGTCTATGTCGACAGCGCCCCCTTCGCCGAGGGCACGTGCCTGCTCGACGTCATGTCGGACGACGTGGTGGACCAACTGCACCAGCAGGTTGCCGAGCACGGAGACGGATGGCGGCTGCCCTTGCCGCCCTTCGGGCTTCTCAGCGAGTTCAGCACCCTCGAAGGGCTCGACGAGGACCAGCTCGACCTCATGCGCACCCGGGCCACGCCCCAGCCCTTTCGCACCTTCGCACAGCGGCTGACCCGCCCTGATGATCCCGGCCCCGATGTCGACCACGTGGTGGTTGCCTGCCACGACGCCAAGGCCCTGCTGGATGCCGGGGTGCCGACGCTGGCCTTCCTCAACCAGCCACCGTGGCGGCGCTTCCATCTGCCCACCGGGCACTGGCCCATGCTGTCCACACCCGTCGAACTCGCCACGACCCTCGACGCGGTCGCCTCGTCCGGAGGCTCCGGACGCTGA